A window of the Zerene cesonia ecotype Mississippi chromosome 12, Zerene_cesonia_1.1, whole genome shotgun sequence genome harbors these coding sequences:
- the LOC119830798 gene encoding high mobility group protein 20A, translating to METETSQNAEIKPNHNEENLQKPSNGKTDVNLSILAPVATNGTETDVANNTVTKDNTHKANKKPKKRKPKVPRDMTAPRPPLTGYVRFLNERRDQLRAEQPELGFAELTRQLASEWSKLPTEEKQQYLDAADQDKERYIKEWAEYKKTDAYKEFRKQQIDQKDTVSAKKIKQAVTSNDSSNNTSVTQALEPSVPVANSVALVNSSRQPTPPRPRPCVTPASGEDLGDTDIPIFTEQFLQHNKLRESELRQLRKANSDYEQQNAILQRHAEEVSAATSRLRAETAAAAERTAALVAHHKALVATLVQALQSTVVPLSGGPSGATESNIDEYMEKLQSLATESKHNTIVKQAMDNLNFANFNFPSTTLS from the exons ATGGAAACCGAAACATCGCAAAATGCAGAGATAAAACCAAACCATAATGaagaaaacttacaaaaaCCATCTAATGGAAAAACAGATGTCAATCTCTCAATTTTGGCTCCTGTAGCTACGAACGGTACTGAAACCGATGTCGCTAATAATACAGTGACCAAGGATAATACGcacaaagcaaataaaaagcCAAAAAAACGAAAACCTAAAGTACCTCGTGATATGACCGCCCCTCGACCACCTTTGACTg GATATGTAAGATTTCTGAATGAACGCCGAGATCAGTTAAGAGCTGAACAGCCAGAGCTTGGTTTTGCAGAGTTAACTCGTCAATTGGCAAGTGAATGGAGTAAATTACCTACTGaagaaaaacaacaatatttgGATGCAGCAGATCAAGATAAAGAAAG atatataaaggAATGGgctgaatacaaaaaaactgaTGCATATAAGGAGTTCAGAAAACAACAGATAGATCAAAAGGACACAGTCAGTGCAAAGAAAATCAAACAAGCTGTTACAAGTAATGACAGTAGTAACAATACAA GTGTCACACAAGCACTAGAGCCAAGTGTACCTGTAGCTAACAGTGTGGCATTAGTAAATTCATCACGACAACCTACTCCACCTAGACCCCGACCATGTGTAACCCCGGCTTCg GGTGAAGATCTGGGCGACACAGATATACCAATATTCACAGAGCAGTTTTtgcaacataataaattacggGAGTCTGAACTTAGACAGTTAAGAAAAGCCAATTCAGATTATGAGCAACag AACGCAATTTTGCAACGACATGCTGAAGAAGTCAGTGCTGCGACATCAAGGCTTCGTGCAGAAACAGCTGCTGCAGCTGAACGGACAGCAGCTCTTGTTGCACATCATAAAGCGTTAGTGGCAACACTGGTTCAAGCTTTGCAATCTACTGTGGTACCTCTCAGCG GTGGGCCATCTGGAGCAACAGAAAGCAACATAGATGAATACAtggaaaaattacaaagtCTAGCCACTGAGAGCAAGCACAACACTATTGTAAAGCAGGCGatggataatttaaattttgctaATTTCAATTTTCCTTCTACAACATTGTCATAG
- the LOC119830804 gene encoding histone RNA hairpin-binding protein produces the protein MSEVGLDSVDECERAQQQSSNGRRATKEKMKSENDSRDNSKNRKRAKRSSEHETSTKASKAKKPLEIEVDPLVLQRRQKQIDYGKNTVGYHNYIKQVPIPQRMKNDPKTPDKFMKYSRRSWDMLIKIWRKKLHEYDVDGANKGESEDSDDTD, from the exons ATGAGTGAAGTGGGTCTTGATTCTGTTGATGAATGTGAACGAGCACAGCAACAGTCGTCTAATg GTCGCAGGGCTACCAAGGAGAAAATGAAATCGGAAAATGATAGCAGAGACAATtcaaaaaacagaaaaagagCAAAACGCAGTTCTGAACATGAGACAAGTACTAAGGCAAG caAGGCTAAAAAACCATTGGAGATTGAAGTGGACCCATTAGTTTTACAAAGACGTCAGAAACAAATTGATTATGGAAAAAACACAGTTGGTTACCACAATTATATCAAACAAGTACCAAT ACCACAAAGGATGAAAAATGACCCAAAAACACCTGACAAGTTCATGAAATACAGTAGGAGGTCATGGGATATGTTGATTAAAATCTGGAGGAAAAAATTGCATGAATATGATGTTGATGGTGCAAATAAAGGAGAAAGTGAAGATTCTGATGATACtgattaa
- the LOC119830796 gene encoding condensin complex subunit 1-like has translation MSNFEFNIPLKKDELLECHAGQYHVEDVVQPRLLLSKFQDAARAYNSDGVDYILEHFDTYFSIIVHGTKLEWNVINKGYEHILRTVKALCTFLEPILQEKEIESDVRTKYLNVVKMTMYLFTQIIKTKDAKLTADNSTKLTLGKKGKKTAEEDDLCGWTESDKLNSLISLHQLLQQPLSRLWDPPLAEDNFVSMVVEPCYGALENQIIKTKTVRETVFQILGVLIKKYNHGTACIIKLVQILQMVEHSISPICAGVVQLTKDFNLGTFGPQMVREIAEALASSEEENSAGTEQGAARNCGAFLLELTKELPKEMTGAMATIQPYLESDESYTLRISVLGMMCEILSVELSGEGLSDEQRIQRDDFLDDLYEHMHDLSAYVRHKVLQFWSRLQKQNCVPVARQQIVLERAIGRLCDKAALVRKAAIQLLKTFLEYNPFSGHLKLEVLEEQLAKELKILEDLQKKLNPGPDPELVKKWEKVEKDVVKTIKEKMDTLTQDEPELSQATVENLYESIRQSLRDKNYYKAFLIVKHTERMYPDAKLLRCDMPKSHQIEYFVALLRNIFIIPDRRQSMSLTQQCENELALQKRLEEKEGVVAFLQESANFSRTMSEAVPLINSLLMSKQAGDVSEAIDFFTAAHHFKIESAKIGVANMLMLVWSPDQDKREAVERAYRTMYLECANLPERTCAFTVAQSLVALAARVDRGSALALEHLVDKWVAKGDITPAHIQVFWEMFLKKINGTTDMDSYAALSFLVMIAKAKPSVALANLEVIQSYGLTGDYNSRNLSAQLLMALSKKGQRYPPDHAIFTTLFDSLMETYIKFNKFVSFAANSIDLIYAICDIPDVVCVKILAEMYKKLEENMENDGEEESSMPTELLTRFIFVLGHVALQQLIYLDINVYSELRRRNQVREERKAEEKKKKKIGAFATPLRRGRADDLRRQTLMNVSNASASSRGQRAASVTSSKQTSANTTMTEDEAGLEGAVADDADAEYVRGVCERDVAAPGTALARYVPLLRHLLAAAPRCPPALQAAAALALTRFMLVSSSVCEDGLQLMVTILKRSKNVSMRTNLTIAFADLTLRFPNLTQPWTHHIYHILSDEELEVRQCAVKMLSFLVLHEMVRVKGQIADMALCCADKDPNVASMTKLFFKQLSQKGNALYNVMPDIISRLSDPELNVPEEQYRIIMKFITSLIQKDRQMEALVEKLCQRFKLSTEERQWRDLAYCLSLFTYNERSLKKLIENLDCYKDKLHCKGVMDSFTTLMNNTSKMAKNEIKTLVTELGDKIEECFAVRENEEGETEQTNGEEMEKDDAPKATPRRKAAAPRRQRVRSESPDENEPPNRENISHSVRKSKRKVTQRTRTATNESDESDDEDFEKKEEEVFKKPATRKGSRRRN, from the exons atgagtaattttgaatttaatatccCATTAAAAAAGGATGAATTATTGGAATGTCATGCCGGACAGTATCATGTTGAAGATGTAGTACAACCGAGATTGCTTTTATCCAAATTTCAAG atgCTGCCCGTGCTTATAATTCGGATGGAGTTGATTATATACTTGAACACTTTGAtacttatttttcaataatagtGCATGGGACTAAACTTGAATggaatgttattaataaag gGTATGAGCACATACTGCGAACTGTTAAAGCTTTGTGTACTTTCTTGGAGCCTATTCTTcaagaaaaagaaattgaaagtGATGTTCGTACTAAATACTTGAATGTTGTAAAGATGaccatgtatttatttactcaaataataaaaaccaaagATGCTAAATTAACAGCTGAT AATTCCACAAAACTAACATTGGggaaaaaaggtaaaaaaacaGCTGAAGAAGATGATTTATGTGGATGGACAGaatcagataaattaaattctttgatCTCCCTGCACCAACTATTGCAACAACCATTGTCACGTCTATGGGACCCACCACTAGCTGAGGATAATTTTGTTTC TATGGTGGTGGAGCCTTGTTATGGGGCACTggaaaatcaaattataaaaacaaaaactgtcAGGGAAACTGTATTTCAAATTCTAGGAGTCttgattaagaaatataaccATGGAACTGCatgcattattaaattagttcag ATTTTACAAATGGTTGAGCATTCAATTTCACCAATATGTGCAGGTGTTGTTCAGTTGACAAAAGATTTTAACCTCGGAACTTTTGGCCCACAAATG GTGCGTGAAATAGCTGAGGCTTTGGCCTCTTCTGAAGAAGAGAACAGTGCAGGTACTGAGCAGGGAGCCGCCAGGAATTGTGGTGcctttttattagaattaacCAAAGAGCTTCCTAAAGAAATGACAGGGGCTATGGCAACAATTCAACCCTATCTAGAGAGTGATgag tcGTACACATTGCGAATCAGTGTTCTCGGAATGATGTGTGAGATACTTAGTGTGGAGTTGAGTGGTGAAGGACTTAGTGATGAACAAAGGATTCAAAGAGATGATTTCTTGGATGACCTTTATGAACATATGCATGATCTTTCTGCATATGTGCGACATaag GTTCTTCAATTCTGGAGTCGATTGCAAAAGCAGAACTGTGTCCCTGTGGCACGTCAGCAGATTGTTTTGGAGAGAGCTATTGGTAGACTTTGTGATAAAGCTGCTCTTGTAAGAAAAGCTGCCATACAGCTTCTTAAG acatTCTTGGAGTATAATCCCTTTTCTGGCCATCTCAAATTAGAAGTTTTAGAAGAGCAATTAgcaaaagaattaaaaatattagaagatcttcaaaagaaattaaacCCAGGTCCTGATCCTGAGCTTGTAAAAAAATGGGAAAAAGTAGAAAAAGATgtagttaaaacaataaaggaGAAAATGGACACACTGACTCAAGATGAACCAGAACTGTCCCAGGCCACTGTTGAAAACTTATATGAGTCAATAAGGCAAAGTTTacgagataaaaattattacaaggCATTCTTAATTGTCAAACACACAGAAAGAATGTATCCTGATGCAAAGTTATTAAGATGTGACATGCCCAAAAGTCATcag atTGAATACTTTGTAgcattattaagaaatatattcatCATACCAGACCGCAGGCAATCAATGTCTCTAACACAACAATGTGAAAATGAATTAGCATTACAGAAACGATTAGAAGAAAAAGAGGGTGTAGTTGCTTTCCTACAAGAGTCAGCTAACTTCAGTAGAACAATGTCTGAGGCAGTGCCTTTGATAAACTCTTTGTTGATGTCGAAACAAGCTGGTGATGTCAGTGAAGCGATTGACTTCTTTACGGCGGCTCATCATTTCAAAATAGAATCCGCCAAAATTGGTGTGGCCAATATGTTAATGCTTGTATGGTCACCAGATCAA GACAAGCGCGAAGCAGTAGAGCGCGCATACCGCACGATGTACCTGGAGTGCGCGAACTTGCCGGAGCGCACGTGCGCGTTCACGGTCGCGCAGAGCCTCGTGGCGCTGGCGGCGCGCGTGGACCGCGGCAGCGCGCTCGCACTCGAACACCTCGTGGACAAGTGGGTGGCCAAGGGCGATATCACGCCCGCTCATATACAG GTTTTCTGggaaatgtttttgaaaaagaTTAATGGAACCACCGACATGGATAGCTATGCCGCTTTATCGTTTCTGGTCATGATAGCGAAAGCTAAGCCCTCTGTGGCTCTTGCAAATTTAGAAGTCATTCAATCGTATGGCCTGACTGGGGATTACAATTCAAGAAATTTGAGCGCTCAGTTGTTGATGGCGCTCTCCAAGAAAGGACAGAGATATCCTCCTGATCATGCTATATTCACAACTTTATTTGATAGTCTAAtggaaacatatataaaatttaataaatttgtatcattTGCTGCAAATTCCATAGACTTGATTTATGCAATCTGTGATATTCCCGATGTGGTGTGTGTTAAGATTTTGGccgaaatgtataaaaagctTGAAGAGAATATGGAAAACGATGGTGAGGAAGAATCCAGCATGCCCACGGAACTGTTAACTAGGTTCATATTTGTGCTTGGACATGTGGCCTTGCAACAACTTATATATCTGGATATTAACGTCTATAGTGAATTGCGTAGGCGCAACCAG gtGCGTGAAGAAAGAAAAGCGGAagagaagaaaaagaagaagataGGTGCGTTTGCAACACCCCTTCGGCGCGGGCGCGCGGACGATCTGCGGCGACAGACGCTCATGAACGTGAGCAACGCGAGCGCGTCCTCGCGCGGCCAGAGAGCGGCCAGCGTCACTTCCAGCAAACAGACTTCG GCGAACACGACAATGACAGAGGACGAGGCGGGGCTGGAGGGCGCGGTGGCGGACGACGCCGACGCGGAGTACGTGCGCGGCGTGTGCGAGCGCGACGTCGCCGCGCCGGGCACCGCGCTGGCGCGCTACGTGCCGCTGCTGCGCCACCTGCtggccgccgcgccgcgctgCCCGCCCGCGCTGCAggccgccgccgcgctcgcGCTCACCAG gtTCATGTTAGTCTCGAGTTCTGTATGTGAGGATGGTTTACAATTAATGGTCACCATTTTGAAAAGATCTAAGAATGTCTCAATGAGAACAAATTTAACCATCGCTTTTGCTGATCTCACACTGCGTTTTCCAAATCTTACTCAGCCATGGACACATCACATCTACCACAT TTTAAGCGACGAAGAATTAGAAGTTCGTCAGTGCGCTGTTAAAATGCTCTCATTTTTGGTTTTACACGAAATGGTGCGAGTGAAAGGTCAGATCGCAGACATGGCGCTGTGTTGCGCCGACAAGGACCCGAACGTTGCATCCATGACgaaattattctttaaacaaTTGTCCCAGAAAGGGAACGCATTGTATAATGTAATGCCGGATATAATATCGCGATTGAGCGATCCTGAACTGAATGTACCTGAGGAACAATATAGGATAATCATGAA gtttatAACATCTCTAATACAGAAAGACAGACAGATGGAAGCACTTGTTGAGAAGTTATGCCAAAGGTTTAAACTATCTACTGAAGAACGACAATGGCGAGATCTTGCGTATTGCCTCTCACTTTTCACGTATAACGAACGATCTCTTAAGAAACTTATTGAAAATCTAGACTGCTATAAGGATAAGCTGCATTGTAAAGGAGTAATGGACTCATTTACTACACTCATGAATAATACTTCAAAAATGGCTAAAAATGAGATAAAG ACTCTAGTAACAGAATTGGGCGACAAGATAGAAGAGTGTTTTGCAGTCCGAGAGAACGAAGAAGGTGAAACAGAACAAACTAACGGCGAAGAGATGGAAAAAGACGACGCTCCCAAAGCGACGCCACGGCGAAAAGCAGCAGCTCCAAGACGACAGAGAGTGCGGTCTGAGAGTCCTGACGAG AATGAACCTCCCAACAGAGAAAATATATCTCATTCCGTAAGAAAATCTAAAAGGAAAGTCACTCAGAGAACTAGAACTGCCACTAATGAATCAGATGAGTCAG atGATGAAGATTTTGAAAAGAAAGAGGAAGAAGTTTTCAAAAAACCCGCAACAAGAAAGGGGTCTAGAAGAAgaaattaa
- the LOC119830801 gene encoding ADP-ribose pyrophosphatase, mitochondrial-like has product MTAFFHKLLQLFYVKCNFLLLGIFIMARPGLCKLTHIKCRSGVYPRSNIERQVIPDDKLKWDTDFTEYKPPFYTAPSIVGKPWADPDIGAHNFNPKWNELDGEVDRTSYIGQYKIINKFPLNPIGRTGICGRGVLGRWGPNHAADPVVTRWHIDSNNKKVLQFIAIKRRDTGEWALPGGMVDPGEKVAATAIREFQEEAMNSLQASDDEKEALREKLKDFFSGGIEIYSGYVDDPRNTDNAWMETVAFNFHDDTGSVVGNLHLQAGDDAIGVRWVDVTPDLKLYASHKEIVDAVLDRY; this is encoded by the exons ATGACagcattttttcataaattacttcaattattttatgttaagtgTAACTTTCTTTTGCtgggtatttttataatggcgCGACCGGGATTATGCAAGTTAACACACATCAAATGCCGATCAGGAGTATATCCACGTTCAAATATAGAACGACAAGTAATTCCTGATGATAAGTTAAAATGGGACACCGATTTTACCGAATATAAACCACCCTTCTATACTGCACCATCTATTGTAGGAAAACCATGGGCTGACCCGGACATTg GTGCGCATAATTTTAATCCCAAATGGAATGAACTAGATGGAGAAGTGGATAGAACTAGCTATATAGgccaatacaaaataattaataaatttcccTTAAATCCTATTGGAAGAACTGGTATTTGTGGTAGGGGAGTACTTGGTCGATGGGGGCCAAATCATGCAGCTGATCCTGTAGTAACAAGATGGCATATTGActcaaataataa AAAAGTCCTTCAATTTATAGCCATTAAAAGACGTGACACAGGAGAATGGGCACTTCCTGGTGGAATGGTAGATCCTGGTGAAAAAGTTGCAGCCACTGCTATCAGAGAATTCCAGGAAGAGGCTATGAATTCTCTCCAAGCTAGTGACg acGAAAAAGAAGCTTTGAgggaaaaattaaaagattttttcagTGGAGGCATTGAGATCTACAGTGGCTATGTAGATGACCCCCGTAATACAGACAACGCGTGGATGGAAACAGTAGCTTTTAACTTTCATGATGATACAGGTTCGGTTGTTGGGAACCTCCATTTACAAGCTGGTGATGACGCAATTGGAGTAAGATGGGTGGACGTAACAccagatttaaaattatatgcaagTCATAAAGAAATTGTTGATGCCGTACttgatagatat
- the LOC119830803 gene encoding translocon-associated protein subunit gamma, whose product MSGKGNKAFTKEEELLLQDFSRNVSTKSSALFYGNAFIVSAIPIWLFWRVHALEVNTSLAWFVFVTAISTWLLALAYRNTKFQLKHRVAVRREDAVAREMSRKLADDKKMSRKEKDERILWKKNEVADYEATTFSIFYNNALFLTIVILSSFYLLRSFTPTVNYIVSLTVASGLLALLSTGTK is encoded by the exons atgtcCGGAAAAGGCAATAAAGCATTTACTAAAGAAGAAGAACTGCTGCTACAGGACTTCAGTAGAAACGTATCTACAAAATCATCAGCCTTATTTTATGGAAACGCTTTCATCGTTTCCGCGATTCCTATTT GGCTTTTCTGGAGAGTACATGCCTTGGAAGTGAACACATCATTAGCATGGTTTGTGTTTGTGACTGCCATAAGTACATGGCTCCTAGCCCTCGCTTACCGCAACACCAAGTTCCAACTCAAACACCGCGTAGCTGTCCGCAGAGAGGATGCTGTTGCTCGTGAAATGTCAAGGAAACTGGCTGATGACAAAAAAATGAGCAGAAAAGAGAAAGATGAAAG AATTCTATGGAAGAAGAATGAGGTAGCTGACTATGAAGCCACAACTTTCTCAATCTTCTACAACAATGCTCTCTTTCTGACCATTGTGATCCTGAGCAGTTTCTATTTACTGCGCTCCTTCACACCAACTGT aaattaCATTGTGTCACTCACAGTTGCATCAGGACTTCTTGCTCTTCTGTCAACGGGAacgaaatga
- the LOC119830963 gene encoding exportin-6 has product MSDIEINEALASLELVMSEFNAPTTSNFRKREIEIMLENFFNNRDSWKHCLLFFQKSQNHYVLMFILNTLENIINRQWFHLTDNEKVQIRQTLIYELMTKHEVMLYFIRNKLAALIVAIARNDWPHLYPDFFNNIVELLKCDGRRCIVGLVLAQTASEELGAARDTGVLLPSARRNQLERLMLKGMPQMLAALSSILEKHAQKEGQSNPPPSPTGGMPQTSVLPDLLANAHDVQATDKTLNMEIVVKTLTTLQHLFSWLPLSSHVPPSLVTTVFYWGSVATQSQSMEAALAGLGGVCELLYRRYAPPSSAATALRLHHCALRLLRHLTHHAHHMHRAQHDYLNKLAEFLKLFVSLHFKRLEAEPEFDAIEFLSYLFQFTFQVPTCATFISCLDIWLQFIDVLKPEDTAKYWEALQALVNGILNKIQFQHNKAQLQQLDNDVCDDDGETEWQTFLKHCIECIARVADLAPLEVFTAVMERWQGLAGVHARAVGRGPGAAPPAADGDRLLAALLDLATLTRLLGRLAPALLSEAECGGGGGGGEVASASGAAASAAGAALVERCAGALAGAALTRPHRTAAPAHANAHVILHAEMFACMGAWCCYANDCNVPAQTMEGLFTSAVPFLIPHEVPEPPLLCHAAAHLLLSLSKNVKYSRDPITLLGDLYHHAERSLHYLEPKTAAVVREALVSMSLSRGAGAGAGAGAGGEAARALVAAWAGALSAAGPKLALPPLTDLLHAFAAAPTNAKKIIAEGIQWAAESSLRMLCDPAYSNAESEITDFFLALFTALLPQLGSFAYTAIEVFLEVAQKETGDSEGSLERLVECVRLGVEAGGAGVRVSAVLALLHQRVLPRAAPHAPALARAAHRLLSSVLVHRWRYFFPHKVEAAEGARRLDELRGALAALGRALLLPDIELLRINITTLDLLNTKWKLFHKAVFRAEFLCEFLSVLVAGACEGGARALLRDEALGCAHAMATLDFTAFRLAFLPRFLASLDLAPHHAAHLADFPPDTDLPTFTQNIIRLMNDVNCYRAYKSLPIPVIDA; this is encoded by the exons ATG agtgatattgaaataaatgaggCTCTTGCCTCATTAGAGTTGGTTATGTCGGAATTCAACGCTCCAACAACTAGCAACTTCAGGAAAAGGGAGATTGAAATTATGTTAgaaaactttttcaataataGGGATTCATGgaaacattgtttattgtttttccaAAAATCGCAGAATCACTATGTTCTCATGTTTATACTAAATACCCTAGAG aatataataaatagacaatGGTTTCATTTAACAGACAATGAGAAAGTGCAAATACGacaaactttaatatatgAGTTAATGACTAAACATGAGgtcatgttatattttatacgaaataaattaGCTGCACTCATTGTTGCCATAGCACGTAATGATTGGCCACATCTCTATCCAgactttttcaataatattgttgag ttattGAAATGTGATGGTCGGCGTTGCATTGTGGGTTTAGTTTTAGCACAGACAGCTAGTGAAGAACTGGGTGCTGCTCGAGACACTGGAGTATTGTTACCGTCGGCAAGACGTAATCAATTGGAACGGTTAATGCTTAAAGGGATGCCACAAATGTTGGCAGCATTAAgca GTATTTTGGAAAAGCATGCACAGAAAGAAGGACAGTCAAACCCCCCACCATCACCAACGGGAGGGATGCCACAAACCTCAGTTCTGCCTGATTTATTGGCCAATGCTCATGATGTACAAGCTACTGATAA AACCTTAAATATGGAAATAGTAGTGAAGACTCTTACTACtcttcaacatttattttcttggCTGCCTTTATCGTCTCATGTTCCACCTTCGCTTGTTACTACTGTGTTTTATTGGGGAAGTGTGGCGACACAATCACAG AGTATGGAAGCGGCGCTTGCCGGGCTGGGCGGCGTGTGCGAGCTGCTGTACCGGCGGTACGCGCCGCCGTCGTCCGCCGCGACCGCACTGCGGCTGCACCACTGCGCGCTGCGGCTGCTGCGCCACCTCACGCACCACGCGCACCACATGCACCGTGCGCAACACGA tTACTTAAATAAACTAGCAGAGTTTTTGAAGTTGTTTGTATCATTGCATTTCAAGCGACTTGAGGCTGAACCAGAATTTGATGCTATTGAATtcctttcttatttattcCAATTTACATTCCAG gtgCCTACATGTGCTACATTTATTAGTTGTTTAGATATTTGGTTACAATTTATTGATGTGTTGAAACCAGAAGATACGGCTAA gtacTGGGAAGCTTTACAAGCGCTTGTTAATGGTATTCTTAACAAAATTCAGTTTCAACATAACAAGGCCCAATTGCAGCAACTGGATAACGATGTATGCGACGATGAC ggtGAAACTGAATGGCAGACATTCCTTAAACATTGCATAGAATGTATTGCAAGAGTTGCTGACTTAGCGCCCCTGGAAGTTTTCACTGCAGTG ATGGAGCGCTGGCAGGGGTTGGCGGGCGTGCACGCTCGCGCAGTGGGGCGCGGGCCTGGCGCTGCGCCCCCCGCGGCCGACGGCGACCGCTTGTTGGCCGCCCTGCTGGATTTGGCCACACTGACTAGGTTATTGGGCCGGTTGGCGCCTGCGCTGCTAAGCG AAGCGGAGTGCGGTggcggcgggggcggggggGAGGTCGCGTCGGCGagcggcgcggcggcgagcgcggcgggcgcggcgctgGTGGAGCGGTGCGCGGGCGCGCTGGCGGGCGCCGCGCTCACCCGCCCGCACCGcaccgccgcgcccgcgcacgCCAACGCGCACGTCATCCT TCATGCTGAGATGTTCGCCTGCATGGGTGCGTGGTGTTGTTATGCAAATGACTGTAATGTGCCGGCACAAACTATGGAAGGACTTTTCACATCCGCTGTACCATTTTTAATTCCTCATGAGGTACCA gAACCTCCGTTATTGTGCCATGCTGCAGCGCATTTATTACTAAGCTTGTCAAAGAATGTTAAATATTCCCGAGACCCGATCACTTTATTAGGGGATCTTTATCATCATGCAGAAAGATCACTTCACTATTTGGAACCTAAg ACAGCGGCGGTGGTCCGCGAGGCGCTAGTGTCAATGTCGCTGTCCCGCGGGGCGGGggcgggcgcgggggcgggcgcgggcggcgaggcggcgcgcgcgctggTCGCGGCGTGGGCGGGCGCGCTGTCCGCCGCCGGGCCCAAGCTGGCGCTGCCGCCGCTCACGGACCTGCTGCACGCGTTCGCGGCCGCGCCAACTAATGCCAAGAAG ATCATAGCAGAAGGCATTCAATGGGCTGCCGAGAGCTCCCTGCGTATGTTGTGCGACCCGGCTTATTCGAACGCGGAATCGGAGATAACAGATTTCTTCCTGGCTCTCTTCACCGCATTGTTGCCGCAACTTGGGAGTTTTGCCTACACTGCCATTGAAGTGTTTCTGGAGGTCGCACAAAA GGAGACGGGCGACAGCGAAGGCAGCCTGGAGCGTCTGGTGGAGTGCGTGCGGCTGGGCGTGgaggcgggcggcgcgggcgtgCGCGTGAGCGCCGTGCTGGCGCTGCTGCACCAGCGCGTGCtgccgcgcgccgcgccgcacGCGCCCGCGCTCGCCCGCGCCGCGCACCGCCTGCTCTCCAG CGTGCTGGTGCACCGGTGGCGCTACTTCTTCCCGCACAAGGTGGAGGCGGCGGAGGGCGCGCGGCGGCTGGACGAGCTGCGCGGCGCGCTGGCGGCGCTCGGCCGCGCGCTGCTGCTGCCCGACATCGAGCTGCTGCGCATCAACATCACCACACTCGACCTGCTCAACACCAAGTGGAAACTCTTCCACAAG GCGGTGTTCCGCGCGGAGTTCCTGTGCGAGTTCCTGTCGGTGCTGGTGGCGGGCGCGTGCgagggcggcgcgcgcgcgctgcTGCGCGACGAGGCGCTGGGCTGCGCGCACGCGATGGCCACGCTCGACTTCACCGCCTTCCGCCTCGCCTTCCTGCCGCGCTTCCTCGCCTCGCTCGACCTCGCGCCGCACCACGCCGCGCACCTCGCCGACTTCCCGCCGGATACG GATCTGCCAACTTTTACACAAAACATTATCCGTTTGATGAACGACGTGAACTGTTATAGAGCTTACAAATCGCTGCCTATTCCCGTGATAGACGCCTAA